From one Caldithrix abyssi DSM 13497 genomic stretch:
- a CDS encoding cytochrome c family protein yields the protein MRRSFQFLLTLILAVGVLGSFSYAKDFKYVGAAKCKTCHNTKKSGKQYTIWKNGPHAKAMESLKSEASLKYAKEHGIADPSTDPKCTKCHATMAAVDKALIDPKGKLTMEEGVSCESCHGPGSVYKKLSIMKDREKALANGLVLPEEKVCVTCHNEQNPFHKPFNYKEFSAKIAHPTPKKK from the coding sequence GATTCTGGCTGTCGGTGTTCTGGGCTCGTTTAGTTATGCCAAAGATTTTAAGTATGTGGGCGCCGCTAAATGTAAAACCTGCCACAATACGAAAAAGAGCGGCAAACAATACACCATCTGGAAAAATGGCCCGCATGCCAAAGCCATGGAATCACTGAAAAGCGAAGCCTCTTTAAAATACGCTAAAGAACATGGCATTGCCGATCCTTCAACCGATCCCAAGTGTACTAAATGCCATGCCACCATGGCCGCTGTTGACAAAGCTTTGATCGATCCCAAAGGTAAACTGACCATGGAAGAAGGCGTTTCCTGCGAATCCTGCCACGGCCCGGGAAGCGTTTATAAAAAGTTGAGCATCATGAAAGATCGCGAAAAGGCTCTGGCTAATGGCCTGGTTTTGCCTGAGGAGAAAGTGTGCGTAACCTGCCACAACGAGCAAAATCCTTTCCATAAACCTTTTAATTATAAAGAATTTTCCGCTAAAATAGCGCATCCTACGCCAAAAAAGAAATAG